Proteins encoded within one genomic window of Xylophilus sp. GOD-11R:
- the infC gene encoding translation initiation factor IF-3, giving the protein MAPEVRLSGPDNEPLGIVSLSEALRMAGELDVDLVEIAATANPPVCRLMDYGKFKYQEQKRAAEAKAKQTVIEIKEIKFRPGTDDGDYNIKMRNIRRFLDEGDKCKITLRFRGREITHQEIGMALLQRIRTDLGDSILIEQFPKLEGRQMIMMIAPSRKKAAAKAVAEASSAAA; this is encoded by the coding sequence ATGGCGCCTGAAGTGCGTCTGTCCGGCCCTGACAACGAGCCATTAGGCATCGTCAGCCTGTCCGAGGCTCTGCGAATGGCCGGTGAGCTCGATGTGGATCTGGTGGAGATCGCTGCGACCGCGAACCCGCCGGTCTGCCGCTTGATGGACTATGGCAAGTTCAAATACCAGGAGCAGAAGCGTGCGGCCGAAGCCAAGGCCAAGCAGACGGTCATCGAGATCAAGGAAATCAAATTCCGCCCTGGTACCGATGACGGCGACTACAACATCAAGATGCGCAATATCCGGCGCTTTCTTGACGAGGGCGACAAGTGCAAGATCACGCTTCGTTTCCGTGGACGGGAAATCACCCACCAGGAAATCGGCATGGCTTTGCTGCAGCGGATTCGCACCGATTTGGGTGACTCCATCTTGATCGAGCAGTTTCCGAAGCTCGAAGGGCGCCAGATGATCATGATGATCGCGCCCAGCCGCAAAAAAGCGGCCGCGAAGGCTGTGGCAGAAGCATCTTCTGCTGCTGCCTGA
- a CDS encoding cystathionine gamma-synthase family protein, whose translation MTSNRGFTTDIVHSDRAFGSDDGSVHKAVHTATQYGFEKVEDLIGVFQGTKKGAYVYSRQGTPTTAALEAKLTAMESGVGTVCFATGMAAISAIFLTLLRAGDHLVASRAVFGNTNSLFGSLEDLGVGVTRVDATEAENVAAAITPKTRMVFVETLANPGTQIADLEAIGQLCKVRGVLFVVDNTILSPYLFRPGGIGAGLVVHSLTKSICGHGNALGGAVIDTGAFDWTDYPNINAAYRKGDVRQWGLTQVRKKGLRDMGATLSSQHAHAIAVGAETLALRMSYTSASALEIARYLEAHPAIAKVYYPGLPSHPQHAQASKLFRAAGWLLSFELKNPGDCLAFHDRLQLAVKATGLGDTRTLVIPVAHTIFWEAGPAVRAEMGIADGMVRLSVGLEEVSDLIADLRQALG comes from the coding sequence ATGACCAGCAATCGCGGATTCACCACCGACATCGTCCACTCCGATCGAGCCTTCGGCTCCGATGACGGAAGTGTCCACAAGGCCGTGCATACGGCCACCCAATACGGCTTCGAGAAGGTGGAAGACCTCATCGGCGTCTTCCAGGGAACCAAGAAGGGCGCCTACGTCTATTCCAGGCAAGGCACGCCCACAACCGCTGCGCTCGAAGCCAAGCTGACGGCGATGGAGTCGGGTGTCGGCACGGTGTGCTTCGCCACCGGCATGGCCGCCATCAGCGCGATCTTCCTGACCCTGCTGCGTGCCGGCGACCATCTGGTGGCGAGCCGTGCGGTGTTCGGCAACACGAACAGTCTTTTCGGGAGCCTGGAGGACCTGGGGGTTGGGGTGACGCGGGTCGATGCCACCGAGGCAGAAAACGTCGCGGCGGCCATCACGCCGAAGACACGCATGGTCTTTGTCGAGACGCTCGCGAACCCCGGAACGCAGATCGCAGACCTCGAGGCGATCGGTCAGTTGTGCAAGGTACGTGGCGTGCTGTTCGTCGTCGACAACACGATCCTGTCGCCCTATCTGTTCAGGCCGGGGGGCATCGGCGCCGGCCTGGTGGTGCATTCACTGACCAAGTCGATCTGCGGCCACGGCAATGCCCTGGGGGGTGCCGTCATCGATACCGGTGCATTCGACTGGACCGACTATCCCAATATCAACGCGGCGTACCGCAAGGGTGACGTTCGCCAGTGGGGCCTGACACAGGTCCGCAAGAAGGGCCTGAGGGACATGGGTGCGACCCTGTCGTCGCAGCACGCCCACGCGATTGCCGTCGGGGCCGAAACCTTGGCGCTTCGCATGAGCTACACCAGCGCCAGCGCGTTGGAGATAGCACGCTATCTCGAGGCCCATCCTGCCATCGCCAAGGTCTACTATCCGGGGTTGCCCTCGCACCCCCAGCACGCTCAGGCAAGCAAGCTTTTCCGTGCTGCTGGCTGGTTGCTGTCGTTCGAGTTGAAGAATCCCGGCGATTGCTTGGCATTCCACGACCGTTTGCAGCTGGCGGTCAAGGCGACGGGATTGGGTGACACGCGCACATTGGTCATTCCGGTCGCGCACACGATCTTCTGGGAGGCGGGTCCGGCGGTTCGTGCGGAGATGGGCATCGCCGATGGCATGGTGCGCCTGTCGGTGGGCTTGGAAGAGGTGTCCGACCTGATCGCGGACCTCCGTCAGGCGCTTGGCTGA
- the pheT gene encoding phenylalanine--tRNA ligase subunit beta encodes MQFPESWLREFCSPALDTQALADTLTMAGLEVEELQPVAKAFSKVVVGEIIAAEQHPNADRLRVCQVEVGQAAPLAIVCGASNARVGIKIPCALVGAELPPGADGKSFLIKVGKLRGVESQGMLCSAKELGIGEGNEGLLELDASAPVGADLRKYLQLDDTLFTLKLTPNLAHCLSIHGIAREVSALTGTPLVTTAPMAAAVNHTVTLPVDVQATDLCGRFSGRVVQGVDPMVTTPSWMVERLARCGQRSVSPLVDISNYVMFEFGQPTHIFDLDKIQGGLQVRWGREGESLKLLNGNTIGLDGTVGVIADDREVESLAGIMGGDTSAVGDDTRNIYIEAAFWYPRAVAGRSRRFNFSTDAGHRFERGVDPGQTVAAIERITALVQQICGGSAGPITDVAPNVPVSNPVRLRPARAAKVIGMALDTPRCAEALTSLGLPVAFEADGSLSVTPPSWRFDINIEEDLIEEVARIVGFERLPNTPPLGPITPRLPAEATRSPFAVRRALAALSYQETINFSFVEEDWERTLAGNADPIRLLNPIASQMSVMRSSLMGSLLQVLKFNVDRKVSRVRTFELGRVFLRDASVVDSDTTVQGFRQPMRVAAAAYGSAESLQWGSVERPVDFYDAKGDVEALLAPRRPVFEASEHPALHPGRSARVLLDGVEIGFVGELHPRWRQSWSFAQAPVLFELDLAMVMQRVVPVARSIAKQQDVERDIAIVVTEDVGYGKIRSAALAAAPDGILRSVALFDVYRPKAAKDGSFPVGGLAAGEKSLALRLTLNNGDIALTEEQIEKTVQNVLAGLAADTGARLRV; translated from the coding sequence ATGCAATTTCCGGAATCCTGGCTGCGCGAATTCTGCAGCCCCGCACTCGATACACAGGCTCTTGCCGACACACTGACCATGGCGGGCCTGGAGGTCGAGGAACTCCAGCCCGTGGCCAAGGCCTTCAGCAAGGTCGTGGTGGGCGAGATCATCGCCGCCGAACAACATCCGAACGCGGATCGCCTGCGCGTCTGCCAGGTGGAAGTCGGCCAGGCCGCGCCGCTGGCCATCGTCTGCGGCGCATCGAATGCGCGGGTCGGCATCAAGATCCCTTGCGCTCTGGTCGGCGCCGAACTGCCGCCAGGCGCGGACGGCAAGTCGTTCCTGATCAAGGTCGGCAAGCTGCGCGGCGTCGAGAGCCAGGGCATGTTGTGCTCGGCCAAGGAACTGGGCATCGGCGAGGGCAACGAGGGCCTGCTCGAGCTCGACGCCAGCGCGCCGGTCGGTGCCGATCTGCGCAAATACCTGCAGCTCGACGACACCCTATTTACGCTCAAGCTCACGCCGAACCTGGCGCATTGCCTGAGCATCCATGGCATCGCCCGTGAGGTTTCGGCCCTGACCGGCACCCCTTTGGTCACGACTGCGCCCATGGCCGCGGCGGTCAATCACACGGTAACGCTGCCGGTCGACGTGCAGGCGACCGACCTTTGCGGCCGCTTCAGCGGACGGGTGGTGCAGGGCGTCGATCCCATGGTTACCACGCCTTCCTGGATGGTGGAGCGCCTGGCTCGATGCGGCCAGCGCAGCGTGTCGCCGCTGGTCGACATCTCGAATTACGTCATGTTCGAGTTCGGCCAGCCGACGCATATCTTCGACCTCGACAAGATCCAGGGCGGCCTGCAGGTTCGCTGGGGTCGCGAAGGCGAGAGCCTGAAGCTGCTCAACGGCAACACCATCGGGCTCGACGGCACGGTGGGGGTCATCGCCGATGACCGCGAAGTGGAGTCGCTCGCCGGCATCATGGGCGGCGATACCAGCGCGGTCGGCGACGACACGCGCAACATCTATATCGAGGCCGCCTTCTGGTACCCGCGTGCGGTGGCGGGTCGGTCGCGTCGGTTCAATTTCTCGACCGATGCCGGCCATCGGTTCGAGCGTGGGGTCGATCCGGGGCAGACGGTTGCGGCCATCGAGCGCATCACCGCGCTGGTCCAGCAGATCTGCGGCGGAAGCGCCGGTCCGATCACCGACGTCGCGCCCAACGTGCCAGTGTCCAATCCGGTTCGCCTGCGGCCAGCGCGCGCGGCCAAGGTGATCGGCATGGCGCTCGACACGCCACGATGCGCCGAGGCTCTGACCTCGCTCGGTCTGCCGGTCGCCTTCGAGGCGGATGGGAGCCTGTCGGTGACACCGCCGTCGTGGCGCTTCGACATCAACATCGAAGAAGACTTGATCGAGGAAGTCGCCCGCATCGTCGGATTCGAGCGCCTGCCCAATACACCGCCGCTCGGCCCGATCACGCCGCGCCTGCCCGCGGAAGCGACACGCAGCCCGTTCGCCGTTCGGCGCGCGCTGGCGGCGCTGTCCTATCAAGAAACCATCAACTTCAGTTTCGTCGAAGAGGACTGGGAACGCACCCTGGCCGGCAACGCCGACCCGATCCGCCTGCTCAATCCGATTGCCAGCCAGATGAGCGTGATGCGCTCGTCGCTGATGGGCTCCTTGCTGCAGGTGCTCAAGTTCAACGTCGATCGCAAGGTCTCTCGCGTTCGTACCTTCGAGTTGGGCCGCGTGTTCCTGCGCGACGCGTCGGTCGTCGATTCGGATACGACGGTGCAAGGTTTCCGGCAGCCGATGCGTGTGGCGGCGGCGGCATATGGGTCGGCGGAAAGCCTGCAGTGGGGCAGCGTTGAACGCCCGGTCGATTTCTACGACGCAAAAGGCGACGTCGAGGCGCTGCTCGCACCACGTCGGCCGGTGTTCGAGGCGTCGGAGCATCCGGCGCTGCATCCCGGACGCAGCGCGCGCGTGCTGCTGGATGGCGTCGAGATTGGATTCGTCGGCGAATTGCATCCACGCTGGCGCCAGTCGTGGAGCTTCGCGCAGGCGCCCGTGTTGTTCGAACTCGACCTGGCGATGGTCATGCAGCGTGTCGTTCCGGTGGCACGATCCATCGCCAAACAGCAGGATGTCGAGCGTGACATCGCCATCGTGGTGACCGAGGATGTGGGCTACGGCAAGATCCGTTCGGCTGCGCTGGCCGCGGCGCCCGATGGCATTCTGCGGTCTGTCGCACTGTTCGATGTCTATCGGCCCAAGGCTGCCAAGGATGGTAGTTTTCCGGTCGGTGGCCTCGCGGCGGGCGAGAAGAGCCTGGCGCTCCGATTGACGCTCAACAACGGCGACATCGCGCTGACCGAAGAGCAGATCGAGAAGACGGTGCAGAACGTGCTTGCAGGATTGGCCGCCGATACCGGCGCCCGATTGCGTGTATGA
- a CDS encoding SWIB/MDM2 domain-containing protein, with protein sequence MATAKKAPAKAPATKAAAPATKAAVKAPAKKAAAKRTPNAAFMKALTPSAELAAVVGSTPLPRTEVVSKLWTYIKKHDLQDKANKRNINADAKLKAIFGKDQVSMFELASLIGKHVS encoded by the coding sequence ATGGCAACTGCAAAAAAAGCGCCGGCGAAAGCACCGGCGACGAAGGCCGCGGCACCGGCAACAAAAGCTGCCGTGAAGGCCCCGGCCAAGAAGGCCGCTGCCAAGCGTACGCCCAATGCGGCCTTCATGAAGGCACTGACCCCCAGCGCGGAACTGGCAGCCGTTGTCGGTAGCACCCCGCTGCCGCGCACCGAAGTCGTCAGCAAGCTCTGGACGTACATCAAGAAGCATGATCTCCAGGACAAGGCCAACAAGCGCAACATCAATGCCGATGCCAAGCTGAAAGCCATCTTCGGCAAGGATCAGGTCTCGATGTTCGAACTGGCGTCGCTGATCGGCAAGCACGTCAGCTGA
- the pheS gene encoding phenylalanine--tRNA ligase subunit alpha — MNELDALVADATQAFSAARTPVDLENAKALFLGKAGRITELMKGLGALAVEEKKARGAVINQAKQAIEASLSERRKFLAEAELERQLRAESLDVTLPGRVRGEGGLHPVSLTLERIEGIFGSMGFSVADGPEIETDWFNFTALNTPADHPARSMHDTFYVDSGDAGAPLLLRTHTSPMQVRYAVQHVKRHRSALDAGGTMPEIRVIAPGRTYRVDSDATHSPMFHQCEGLWIGENVSFKDLKVVFTDFCRTFFERDDLVLRFRPSFFPFTEPSAEVDIQFASGPLAGRWLEVAGSGQVHPNVIRNMGLDPERYLGFAFGMGPDRLTMLRYGVNDLRLFFDGDMRFLRQFQ, encoded by the coding sequence ATGAACGAGTTGGACGCGCTGGTCGCCGATGCCACGCAGGCTTTTTCGGCCGCTCGAACGCCTGTCGATCTGGAAAATGCCAAAGCGCTTTTCCTGGGTAAAGCCGGCCGCATCACGGAGTTGATGAAGGGCCTCGGCGCATTGGCGGTCGAAGAAAAGAAGGCGCGCGGCGCGGTCATCAATCAGGCCAAGCAGGCAATCGAAGCATCACTCTCGGAGCGCCGCAAGTTCCTGGCCGAAGCCGAACTCGAACGCCAGTTGCGGGCCGAGTCGTTGGACGTGACGCTTCCTGGTCGGGTGCGCGGCGAAGGCGGACTGCACCCTGTCTCGCTGACGCTCGAACGCATCGAAGGCATTTTTGGATCGATGGGCTTCTCGGTCGCCGATGGGCCGGAGATCGAAACCGACTGGTTCAATTTCACCGCGCTCAACACGCCGGCCGACCATCCGGCGCGGTCGATGCACGATACCTTCTACGTGGATTCCGGCGACGCTGGCGCGCCGCTGCTGCTGCGTACCCATACCAGTCCGATGCAGGTGCGCTATGCGGTGCAGCATGTGAAGCGGCACCGGTCTGCACTCGACGCTGGCGGCACGATGCCGGAGATCCGCGTGATCGCACCGGGACGGACCTATCGTGTCGACAGCGACGCAACCCATTCGCCGATGTTTCACCAGTGCGAAGGCCTGTGGATCGGCGAGAACGTCAGCTTCAAGGACCTCAAGGTCGTTTTCACCGATTTCTGCCGCACATTTTTCGAGCGCGACGACCTCGTATTGCGCTTCCGCCCGAGCTTCTTCCCTTTCACCGAGCCCAGCGCCGAGGTAGATATCCAGTTCGCCAGCGGGCCGTTGGCGGGCCGCTGGCTCGAGGTCGCCGGTTCCGGACAGGTGCATCCCAATGTGATCCGCAACATGGGTCTCGATCCGGAACGCTACCTCGGCTTCGCCTTCGGCATGGGACCGGACCGGCTCACCATGCTGCGCTACGGCGTGAACGATCTGCGCCTGTTCTTCGACGGCGACATGCGTTTCCTGCGGCAATTTCAGTAA
- the rplT gene encoding 50S ribosomal protein L20 — MPRVKRGVTARARHKKVLKLAKGFRGRRGNVFRIAKQAVMKAGQYAYRDRRTKKRVFRQLWIARINAAARELGMTYSQFANGLKKAAIEIDRKMLADLAVHDKAAFGSIVDQVKAKLAA; from the coding sequence ATGCCTCGCGTCAAACGTGGTGTAACGGCTCGCGCCCGCCACAAAAAGGTTCTCAAGCTCGCCAAGGGCTTCCGCGGTCGTCGCGGCAATGTCTTCCGCATCGCCAAACAGGCGGTGATGAAGGCCGGCCAATACGCCTACCGTGACCGCCGTACCAAGAAGCGCGTGTTCCGTCAGCTGTGGATCGCCCGTATCAACGCCGCTGCGCGTGAACTCGGCATGACCTACAGCCAGTTCGCGAACGGCCTGAAGAAGGCTGCCATCGAGATCGATCGCAAGATGCTGGCCGATCTCGCTGTGCACGACAAGGCTGCTTTCGGCAGCATCGTTGATCAGGTCAAGGCCAAACTGGCAGCTTGA
- the sbcB gene encoding exodeoxyribonuclease I: MSDFTFLWHDYETFGAVPRKDRPAQFAAIRTDAELNEIGEPLMIYCRPNEDYLPDPRSCLITGIVPQTCLELGVPEVEFANQIEAAFAQPGTIGVGYNTIRFDDEVTRFLLWRNLLDPYAREWQNGCGRWDLLDVVRLAYAMRPEGIEWPSKPDNGGPSFRLEDLTRANGLVHDAAHDALSDVRATIALARLLKDRNPRLFEFALGLRKKDRVAQELGLIGAAGERRPFLHVSGMFPADRGCLAVMWPLASHPTNRNELLAWDLSEDPSVLETLSAEEIKLRLFTRTADLPQGKKRLPMKSVHLNKSPMVVGNLRTLRPEMAARWELDLDLAKRHAESAAALPDLSALWQDVFKRPASDALDVDEDLYGGFVSTNDRRKLNQLRAMAPSQLSTAKTGFEDARLEELVFRFRARNYLASLAEDERERWSEHCSARLFDGKGGARTIDDFLAELDVLTEQVGESEEGPDERTEFVLGALYDYAEAVVPERD, translated from the coding sequence ATGTCCGATTTCACCTTTCTCTGGCACGACTACGAAACCTTCGGAGCTGTTCCGCGCAAGGACAGGCCAGCCCAGTTCGCAGCCATCCGCACCGACGCCGAGCTCAACGAAATCGGCGAACCGCTGATGATCTATTGCCGTCCCAACGAGGACTACCTTCCTGACCCGCGCAGCTGCCTGATCACCGGCATCGTGCCGCAGACCTGTCTGGAACTCGGCGTTCCCGAGGTTGAGTTCGCCAACCAGATCGAAGCGGCATTTGCACAGCCGGGCACGATCGGAGTTGGCTACAACACCATCCGCTTCGACGACGAAGTTACACGCTTCCTGCTGTGGCGCAATCTGCTCGACCCCTACGCGCGGGAGTGGCAAAACGGATGCGGCCGATGGGATCTCCTCGACGTCGTACGCCTGGCGTATGCCATGCGGCCGGAAGGGATCGAGTGGCCTTCCAAGCCGGACAACGGCGGGCCGAGCTTCCGTCTCGAAGACCTCACCCGTGCGAACGGGCTGGTTCATGACGCCGCCCACGATGCCTTGTCGGACGTCCGCGCCACCATCGCGCTGGCGCGCCTGCTGAAGGACAGGAATCCCCGTCTTTTCGAATTTGCGCTGGGCCTGCGAAAAAAGGACCGTGTGGCACAGGAACTGGGCCTCATCGGCGCTGCCGGCGAGCGTCGGCCCTTCCTTCATGTGTCCGGCATGTTCCCGGCCGATCGCGGTTGCCTGGCGGTCATGTGGCCGTTGGCAAGCCATCCGACCAATCGCAACGAGCTGCTGGCTTGGGATCTGTCCGAGGATCCGTCGGTTCTCGAAACGCTTTCGGCCGAAGAAATCAAGCTCAGATTGTTCACTCGCACCGCCGATCTGCCGCAGGGCAAGAAACGCTTGCCGATGAAAAGCGTTCACCTGAACAAGTCGCCCATGGTCGTGGGTAATCTGCGTACCTTGCGACCGGAGATGGCAGCACGCTGGGAGCTCGACCTCGACCTGGCCAAACGTCACGCGGAGTCCGCCGCCGCGTTGCCGGACCTGAGCGCGCTGTGGCAGGACGTCTTCAAACGACCGGCGAGCGATGCCCTCGATGTCGACGAAGACCTCTACGGCGGTTTTGTCAGTACGAACGATCGCCGAAAGCTCAACCAACTGCGCGCCATGGCGCCGAGCCAACTCTCGACCGCCAAGACCGGCTTCGAGGACGCTCGGCTGGAAGAGTTGGTGTTTCGGTTCCGGGCTCGAAACTACCTTGCGTCGCTTGCTGAAGATGAGCGTGAGCGCTGGTCAGAGCATTGTTCGGCGCGTTTGTTCGATGGCAAGGGCGGCGCACGGACCATCGATGATTTTCTGGCCGAACTCGACGTGCTGACCGAACAGGTCGGCGAGTCCGAGGAGGGGCCGGACGAGCGCACCGAATTCGTTCTCGGAGCGCTTTACGATTACGCCGAAGCTGTCGTGCCCGAGCGCGACTGA
- a CDS encoding gamma-glutamylcyclotransferase family protein, translating to MQLPWVFFLRKVGVFTSEKSVSSLAARMLLEKKRLSKRNGVFFRGEIAYVAPVQGLAGQPAVQVWQIMGTIPNATSNQMEVSMNHDSPPMDNVDPVRYAFVYGTLRRGEVNDINLLQPAPRFIGTGVIKGVLYPMGWYPGLILEGSASVTGEIYAVSPTLETRLDEIEGLLPEPSGEYAKREVDVVVDGQVLPCFVYEIAPALVGHLEPIDGGDWVLRSMV from the coding sequence TTGCAGTTGCCATGGGTGTTTTTCCTAAGGAAAGTTGGTGTCTTCACCAGCGAGAAATCCGTCTCTTCACTGGCTGCGCGCATGCTACTGGAGAAAAAACGGCTTTCCAAGCGGAACGGCGTTTTTTTCAGAGGAGAAATTGCCTATGTTGCACCTGTACAAGGCCTCGCCGGACAGCCGGCGGTGCAAGTCTGGCAGATCATGGGCACCATACCCAACGCAACATCAAATCAGATGGAGGTCAGCATGAATCACGATTCGCCGCCCATGGATAACGTCGACCCGGTTCGATACGCGTTTGTCTATGGCACGTTGCGGCGCGGCGAGGTGAACGACATCAATCTGCTGCAGCCTGCGCCTAGGTTCATCGGCACGGGTGTGATCAAAGGCGTGCTCTACCCGATGGGTTGGTATCCCGGCTTGATCCTGGAAGGCTCGGCTTCGGTCACGGGCGAGATCTACGCGGTTTCGCCGACGCTTGAAACGCGCCTCGATGAAATTGAAGGCTTGTTGCCGGAGCCTTCCGGGGAGTACGCCAAACGAGAGGTCGACGTCGTGGTCGACGGGCAGGTGTTGCCTTGCTTCGTCTATGAAATCGCGCCCGCCCTGGTGGGGCATCTTGAGCCGATCGACGGCGGCGACTGGGTGCTCCGTTCAATGGTCTGA
- the thrS gene encoding threonine--tRNA ligase → MIQITLPDNSQRSFPGPVTVAEVARDIGPGLAKMTVAGKVDGRLVDASDLIDHDAKLQIITPKDEEGVEIIRHSAAHLVGHAVKQLYPSARMVIGPVIEEGFYYDIAFERSFTPDDLAAIEARMKQLIAQDYDVVKKMTPRAEVIEVFRSRGEDYKLRLIDDMPEETAMGLYYHQEYVDMCRGPHVPNTRFLKAFKLTKLAGAYWRGDAKNEQLQRIYGTAWADKKDLDAYILRIEEAEKRDHRRLGKELDLFHIDDVAPGVVFWHPKGWAVWQAVEQYMRQVYRDTGYQEVKGPQILDRSLWEKTGHWQNYRENMFTTESEKRDYALKPMNCPGHVLIFKSDLRSYRDLPLRYGEFGQCHRNEPSGALHGIMRVRGFTQDDGHAFVTEDQILDECVAFTETLQRVYRDFGFTDILYKIATRPENRVGSDELWDKAEHACSEALRRSGVDFIISPGDGAFYGPKIEYTLRDAIGRHWQCGTIQVDFNTAERLGAEYVTESNGRAHPVMLHRAIVGSLERFIGMLIEHHAGAMPSWLAPVQLAVLTITDSQAEYARNVAKTLREQGLRVQLDLRNEKINYKIREHALQKLPYILVVGDKEMAAGAVSVRARGGVDLGSMSVAAFVEKVVSDVSLKV, encoded by the coding sequence ATGATCCAGATCACGCTACCCGATAACTCGCAGCGCAGTTTCCCCGGCCCTGTCACGGTTGCAGAGGTCGCTCGCGACATCGGGCCAGGTCTGGCCAAGATGACCGTCGCGGGCAAGGTCGACGGCCGATTGGTCGATGCAAGCGACCTCATCGACCACGACGCGAAGCTTCAGATCATCACGCCCAAGGACGAGGAGGGCGTGGAGATCATTCGCCACTCGGCGGCGCATCTCGTGGGGCATGCGGTCAAGCAGCTCTATCCGTCCGCCCGCATGGTGATCGGTCCGGTCATCGAGGAAGGCTTTTATTACGACATCGCGTTCGAGCGGTCATTCACACCCGATGACCTGGCCGCGATCGAGGCGCGCATGAAGCAGCTCATCGCCCAGGACTACGACGTGGTGAAGAAGATGACGCCGCGAGCCGAGGTCATCGAAGTTTTCCGCTCCCGGGGCGAAGACTACAAGCTGCGCCTCATCGACGACATGCCGGAAGAGACGGCGATGGGCCTTTACTACCACCAGGAATACGTGGACATGTGTCGTGGCCCTCATGTGCCCAACACGCGCTTCCTGAAGGCATTCAAGCTGACGAAACTGGCGGGTGCCTATTGGCGCGGAGATGCCAAGAACGAGCAACTGCAGCGCATCTATGGCACTGCATGGGCCGACAAGAAGGACCTGGACGCCTACATCCTGCGGATCGAGGAGGCCGAAAAACGCGACCATCGGCGGCTGGGCAAGGAGCTGGACCTCTTCCACATCGACGATGTCGCGCCCGGCGTGGTGTTCTGGCATCCGAAGGGGTGGGCGGTCTGGCAGGCGGTCGAGCAGTACATGCGCCAGGTCTACCGTGACACCGGTTACCAGGAGGTGAAGGGGCCGCAGATCCTGGATCGCAGCCTTTGGGAGAAGACCGGTCATTGGCAGAACTACCGAGAGAACATGTTTACGACGGAATCGGAAAAGCGCGACTACGCGTTGAAGCCGATGAACTGTCCCGGACACGTGCTGATTTTCAAGAGCGACCTGCGCAGCTATCGCGATCTGCCTTTGCGATATGGCGAGTTCGGCCAGTGCCATCGCAACGAGCCGTCGGGTGCCTTGCACGGCATCATGCGGGTGCGCGGCTTTACCCAGGACGACGGGCATGCCTTCGTGACCGAAGACCAGATTCTCGATGAATGCGTGGCTTTCACCGAAACGCTGCAGCGTGTTTATCGCGATTTCGGCTTCACCGACATCCTCTACAAGATCGCCACGCGTCCGGAGAACCGGGTCGGTTCGGACGAGCTCTGGGACAAGGCCGAACACGCCTGCTCGGAAGCGCTGCGCCGGTCAGGCGTCGACTTCATCATCTCGCCGGGCGACGGTGCCTTTTACGGGCCGAAGATCGAATACACGCTGCGTGACGCCATCGGTCGCCACTGGCAGTGCGGCACGATCCAGGTCGACTTCAATACGGCGGAGCGATTGGGGGCGGAATACGTCACCGAGTCCAACGGACGTGCGCATCCGGTCATGCTGCATCGCGCGATCGTCGGAAGCCTGGAGCGCTTCATCGGGATGTTGATCGAGCACCATGCGGGCGCCATGCCTTCCTGGCTGGCGCCGGTGCAACTCGCGGTCCTGACCATCACCGATAGTCAGGCTGAATATGCGCGCAATGTTGCTAAAACACTGCGGGAACAAGGGCTTCGAGTGCAGCTCGATCTTCGTAACGAAAAAATTAACTATAAAATACGGGAGCATGCATTGCAAAAGCTGCCGTATATCCTGGTCGTTGGCGACAAGGAGATGGCAGCAGGTGCCGTTTCCGTGCGCGCTCGGGGCGGTGTCGATCTTGGGTCGATGTCAGTTGCTGCTTTTGTCGAAAAAGTGGTTTCCGACGTGTCTCTCAAGGTCTGA
- the rpmI gene encoding 50S ribosomal protein L35, with product MPKMKTKSSAKKRFRVRPGGTVKRGQAFKRHILTKKTTKNKRHLRGSVAVHETNMGHMAQMLPFAGL from the coding sequence ATGCCCAAAATGAAGACCAAGAGCAGCGCGAAGAAGCGCTTTCGCGTTCGTCCAGGCGGCACCGTCAAGCGCGGTCAGGCCTTCAAGCGTCACATCCTGACCAAGAAGACCACCAAGAACAAGCGCCACCTGCGCGGTTCCGTTGCAGTGCACGAGACCAATATGGGCCACATGGCCCAGATGCTCCCGTTCGCTGGCCTGTAA